A window of Garra rufa chromosome 11, GarRuf1.0, whole genome shotgun sequence genomic DNA:
atatttaaaaactatttctgtaaaatgttttactttatttacaatttaaaaactttttctgtgtttaagtgctataatcgtgTCCCAGaagcatctaccaacccagagaAATGAAAAAGCCCAGTAACTTTAatttggtaagcctttttctgcaagcatgtgaaaaaattagctgctcagattttgctccccctgtgatgtagaaaggggatcttattacaatattaccgccccttaatctgcacattttCACACATGGCGCCATCACTGTGTTTTGTCAAGCAACAACGATGTACCAGTTGTAATGCAATGccaaaagttcaagcaaagcatgctaactgttctgtcttagGCTGCACAGATGAGTATAGAACACTATGTAGAGTCCTaacctcagaggagacaagagagcagtggatttattgatttatttactgtatattatgctgctgccacacagatctgaTATAAATTTGATTTCTTTCCCAggtgtttaccttcacagatgTAACAGACTGTTTTTGCAGCTCCTAtgcgtttttaacataaacttgtgtgtatttgacagtttaagcgcaataagacatgaaagagaacttagtttagtactcacatgccatgtgacagctgaTTTCTGTGCGCGTTCTTcagatgtgtgcactcagaaaaccatATATTGCAAggttaaactaatatggtttaaaacgcatgatttcagcacgatagacatgataatcaaaaccaaacagatgttttttaacagaatatctgaggtatgagctgtaaaggcacagccttattctggaaaaggggacggggagcagcagctcatttgcatttaaagaggcattcTCAAAAACAGCGTGTTTTTGCTTCCACTcagtgatataataaatgatctgtgtggTATTTTGAGCTGAACTTTACAGAGACCTgagatttatattacatattgtaaaaaggggcataataagtCTCAAATTGATAGAAATAAATAATTGCAAATTGGTTTGATATGCCAAATTGATTTAATacaatacatttataatttaatCTGTAAATGGGGCTgctatatatttgtttatttaattgtaaGACACAACACTTTTCATGCTTTTGATGATTTTTAATTTCAAAGTGTAATCTTTAAGATTATTTTAAGTATAAAGGTCACTGAATCTAGAaatttcgtatgcgttttttggttttctcacatttgtcatcctttcctatcaaaatcctTGTTACGGatgcgaaaacgcagaaaatcgaacctgatccgaattttctatgacggacgaaagtttcggaggcagtgtgtaaactcgattgacATACCGTGAAGTGCAAAAATTTCGTactcagtgtgcaatggcctTTAGAGTGACTGACCTGCTTCTGCCCATCCGATGCTTTTCCTTCTTTTTGCTCATGTGCTCTTGACAACAGCAGACGATGAAGCAGACAGTCATGACAAGAATTACCACTCCACTCACAACAGACACCAGTAAAGCAACGTGAAGTCCTTGGTCATTTGGCCGAGGGATACCTGAAAAAATGTTGTTTAATGATTAGAAAAAAATGTGTTGGTTTCACAAAATATGATGGCCAGTTATTTTAtgactgagcaaaaaaaaaagtaaatattctaTATGTTTTTATACATAAACATAATCTTACAGGTATAAAAATCATACGTTTGCTTACATTTAGTGGAAATGGACAAAGTTGGATGGAAACAATCAATATAATCATGATATACAAGACAAAAAATGGCTGCCATACTCTCACAGACTGGCAGGTAGCTGCTCCATCGAGGGACGCCTGCATGCAGGATGCATATGATTTTCTCATGGCCAACCAACTGGTAGCCCTCCTTACACCAGAACACAAGCATTGAGCCCACAGACACCCCTGTGCCATGCTCCACATAGTATGATCCTCGTCGTGGGGGAAGCACAGAAATACACGCAAGTCCTGTAAGAACACATAGACAGACAGCTGAATTCAATAAATAAATCCAATAAATGCATCATCATAAAAACCCTCTGAGGAAATGACTGCCACCATATCACTCCATTTCCAACATTTTTTGCATAtgctatacattttttttactgcTGCATGCATCTTGCTGTCACCTGCAGACATCTGTTTCCTTTACAGTGAGACATCTCGCGCATCTTTGTGTCCGGTGGTGAACCTCAGCGAATTTCCATTAATGTGTGTCTGTCTTCAATTTGCATAATGCTTTGAGGGTATATGTTGTTTTGTATCAGTGCCAGCATATCGGGTGACTATCTTCCCTCCCCAGCTTCTTGCCCATCCAGGCTCACTATCAAATCCCCCCAGTTCCTCCCCGCTTTTGGAATAGCAACTGATTAAATAAAGATAAGGCGCTTTATCAAATATTGATTAATTCCACACAGTTCTATTATCAAGTACCTGTGAAAGTGCACTTAGGCCATCAACTGACATGTCAGAATTTTTTGCATGCAAGTAAGGTGAAATTGTGTATGAGaactgtctgtttgtctgtctatatatctgtctattgtctgtctgtctgtctagaagtgtctgtctgtctgtctgtctgtctgtctatctaatcaatctgtctgtctgtctgtctgtctgtctgtctgtctgtctgtctgtctgtctatgtctgtctgtctgtctgtctgtctatgtctgtctgtcttagTCTAtgcttatctgtctgtctgtctgtctgtctgtctatctgtctgtcttagTCTATGcttatctgtctttctgtctgtctgtctgtctgtgtctgtctgtctaagtCTAtgcttatctgtctgtctgtctgtctgtctgtctgtctgtctgtctgtctgtctgtctgtctgtctgtctgtctgtctgtctgtctatgtctgtctgtcttagTCTAtgcttatctgtctgtctgtctgtctgtatgtctgtctatatttgtctgtctttctgtctgtctatctatctatctttgtctgtctgtctgtctgtctgtctgtctgtctgtctgtctgtctgtctgtctatctttgtctgtctgtctgtctgtctgtctgtctgtctttgtctgtctgtctgtctgtctgtctgtctgtctgtctgtctgtctgtctatgtctgtctgtgtctttgtctatgtctatctgtctgtctgtctgtctgtctatctaatcaatctgtctgtctgtctgtctgtctgtctgtctgtctgtctgtctatctgtctatgtctgtctgtctgtctgtctgtctgtctgtctttgtctgtctgtctgtctgtctgtctgtctatctgtctgtctgtgtgtgtgtgtgtgtgtgtgtgtgtgtgtgtgtgtgtgtgtgtgtgtgtgtgtgtgtctgtctgtctgtctgtctgtctgtctgtctgtctgtctttgtctgtctgtctgtctgtctttgtctgtctgtctgtctgtctgtctgtctgtctgtctgtctgtctgtctgtctatgtctgtctgtgtctttgtctatgtctgtctgtctgtctgtctgtctgtctgtctgtctgtctgtctgtctatctaatcaatctgtctgtctgtctgtctgtctgtctgtctgtctgtctgtctatctgtctatgtctgtctgtctgtctgtctgtctgtctgtctgtctgtctgtctgtctttgtctgtctgtctgtctgtctgtctgtctgtctatctgtctgtgtgtgtgtgtgtgtgtgtgtgtgtgtgtgtgtgtgtgtctgtctgtctgtctgtctgtctgtctttgtctgtctatgtctctgtctgtctatgtctgtctatctatctatctatctatctatctatctatctatctatctatctatctatctagtgtcTTTAGTTGTTCTCACCTGTGTTGTTGTTGCTGGGTGGATCTGTGGAGTCATTCTGATGTTTTGGAGTGGTTGATTGTGCTTCAGTACTTGCATCAGAGTTGGTCATGAGCAGAATGGAACTCACTGAGGCTGCATGAGTGtggaaaaaacattttattttattttcttacatAATATTTcatatgaaaaaaatacaaaaagatatataatattgaaaaatatataataatgtatatataaatgtcaTAGCATGCTATCATGAGCCACATGAGCAGAGCCCACAGCACATGCAATTAATTCCTGAAGGTTAGATTTTAAAGTGTAAAGTGTTTTCGTCAGCACCTCACATCTCACCTGTGTCAGTGTTGCTGAATAAATCTGTAGGTTCAGTCGGATGTTCTGGATTGATTCGTTGCTCGTCAGTCATTGAATCAGAGATTGGCATGAGCAGATTGGGACTCTCTAACACAGGGTAATTATGAAGAAATTACATAATTAGTACACAAAACAAGTTATTGTAGCACCACACAAAATGTTTTGTAGTGAAATGATTATATGtcttaatatcatattttgtctgtctgtctgtctgccatcAGTTTTCTCACCTGTGTTGTTGCTGGGTGGATCAGTAGGTTCAGTTGGATACTCAGGATTGATTGGTTGCTCGTCAGTGGTTGGATCAGAGGTGGTCATGAGCAGATTGGGGCTCACTGAGGCTGCGTGAGTGTGGGGAAACCACACCGCCAGTCCACACACAACCCACATCAAGGACCACACTGATGTCATGATCAAAGGCCCCTAGGGGGCACAGGACAAGGATTGAAAAAGAAGATATATCCTGTGGTGATCACAATAATCTGCGTAGCGAGCTAAGCATCGCTGATTATAATCCTTTCATAGTGCCACATGAGAGAATCTCACGAATAGCTCCTTTTCCTAGAGATGTCAATGAATATCCAAGCTCATCCAAGTTTAGTGCATCCTTAGTGCCCATAGCTCTTAAAAATGACAGATTCTTCTCTGTTTCTCCTGCTGTTATAAGCGTAGGCTTCCCTGTGTATGTACGCAGCATCTGCTCTGCCTGTCCTCTCACTGCTGCTGTTATTCTACAGCATACAGTGAGGCAGTCAAGGCTCTTACATAACATGAAGTGCACGTGTGGATGTAATTCTGTGNNNNNNNNNNNNNNNNNNNNNNNNNNNNNNNNNNNNNNNNNNNNNNNNNNNNNNNNNNNNNNNNNNNNNNNNNNNNNNNNNNNNNNNNNNNNNNNNNNNNNNNNNNNNNNNNNNNNNNNNNNNNNNNNNNNNNNNNNNNNNNNNNNNNNNNNNNNNNNNNNNNNNNNNNNNNNNNNNNNNNNNNNNNNNNNNNNNNNNNNNNNNNNNNNNNNNNNNNNNNNNNNNNNNNNNNNNNNNNNNNNNNNNNNNNNNNNNNNNNNNNNNNNNNNNNNNNNNNNNNNNNNNNNNNNNNNNNNNNNNNNNNNNNNNNNNNNNNNNNNNNNNNNNNNNNNNNNNNNNNNNNNNNNNNNNNNNNNNNNNNNNNNNNNNNNNNNNNNNNNNNNNNNNNNNNNNNNNNNNNNNNNNNNNNNNNNNNNNNNNNNNNNNNNNNNNNNNNNNNNNNNNNNNNNNNNNNNNNNNNNNNNNNNNNNNNNNNNNNNNNNNNNNNNNNNNNNNNNNNNGGGAGGTTAAGCGCCTGCTCGTGGTGCCAAAGGGGAAAACGGAGATGGTCCCGGAGCTCGCCCATACTCACCCCATGGCCGGTCACCTGGGCGCCCAGAATACCATACAACGGATTCGCGACAGGTTCCACTGGCCTGGACTGGAAGCCCAGGTGAAGAATTTCTGCCAGGCCTGCCCCGAGTGTCAACGTACATCGCCTCGAAagcctccccccagcccgctgattccCCTACCTATCATCGGGGTGC
This region includes:
- the LOC141346059 gene encoding uncharacterized protein, encoding MTSVWSLMWVVCGLAVWFPHTHAASVSPNLLMTTSDPTTDEQPINPEYPTEPTDPPSNNTESPNLLMPISDSMTDEQRINPEHPTEPTDLFSNTDTASVSSILLMTNSDASTEAQSTTPKHQNDSTDPPSNNNTGLACISVLPPRRGSYYVEHGTGVSVGSMLVFWCKEGYQLVGHEKIICILHAGVPRWSSYLPVCESIPRPNDQGLHVALLVSVVSGVVILVMTVCFIVCCCQEHMSKKKEKHRMGRSRRRETRSSRSRRSPSWLEREHIDWEAFPPPKLFSLSQRLDRPLPPGSPAYSEVIRAYENRGYERSQESLLRSPNSTYPTYHANSHIYPALVFQRVQNEPNPSTSSTTPVYVQISTPPKNKNPHAPTVTHP